One window of the Ruficoccus amylovorans genome contains the following:
- a CDS encoding LacI family DNA-binding transcriptional regulator: protein MPTIKEIAAEAKVSMATVSRVFSNHPNVKETVREHVLSVARRHNYVPRLSNRRRTVILITPSRTEHPVQSYVDMVTAHLAETAGQRGYRIEILPEDNHDRLEYTQFCAAIQISAAELPWENWSRRFQVPLILIDRETPKKQSHVFSVRSNEKQGMELAIEHLVKSGHRRIGCLVSNTKLGNAQQRVHFIQSALATHGLPSAESFVRLVGEEAYMEETAKLLRHKVDAIFAPGGMGGIITAYALNLLGRRVPEDISLIASERAVVSRYCLPPQTTITQNYRQVATMAVDAIDASLKRAAISRYTVIDYQLMTRESVVHRLSRAGHNSLISR from the coding sequence ATGCCCACAATCAAAGAGATAGCTGCTGAGGCCAAGGTCTCAATGGCGACGGTGTCGCGCGTTTTCAGCAACCACCCCAACGTCAAAGAAACCGTCCGTGAGCACGTCCTAAGCGTCGCCCGCAGGCACAACTACGTCCCCCGCCTCTCCAATCGCAGACGCACGGTCATCCTAATTACGCCCTCAAGAACCGAACACCCCGTGCAGAGCTATGTGGACATGGTGACAGCGCACCTAGCCGAGACCGCCGGACAGCGCGGCTACCGAATCGAAATCCTGCCCGAGGACAACCATGACCGACTAGAGTACACCCAGTTCTGCGCGGCAATCCAGATCAGCGCCGCCGAGCTGCCGTGGGAAAACTGGAGCCGGCGCTTTCAGGTGCCGCTGATTTTGATCGACCGGGAGACCCCGAAAAAGCAAAGCCACGTGTTTTCCGTTCGCTCAAACGAGAAACAAGGTATGGAGCTGGCGATCGAGCATCTCGTAAAAAGCGGACACCGCCGCATCGGCTGCCTGGTCAGCAACACCAAACTCGGAAATGCTCAGCAACGTGTACATTTCATCCAGTCAGCACTCGCCACCCATGGGCTTCCCAGCGCTGAGAGCTTCGTCCGACTCGTGGGCGAGGAGGCGTATATGGAGGAAACCGCTAAGCTCCTGCGCCATAAAGTTGACGCGATTTTCGCCCCCGGAGGCATGGGCGGTATCATCACCGCCTACGCGCTCAACCTGCTCGGTCGCCGCGTCCCCGAGGATATTTCCCTCATCGCCTCCGAGCGCGCGGTCGTCTCCCGCTATTGTCTCCCCCCCCAGACCACAATCACACAAAACTACCGTCAGGTGGCCACGATGGCCGTGGACGCTATTGACGCCTCCCTAAAGAGGGCAGCAATCTCCCGCTACACCGTTATCGACTACCAGTTAATGACACGGGAAAGCGTCGTTCACCGCCTTTCCAGAGCAGGGCACAACTCCCTTATTTCACGATGA
- a CDS encoding Gfo/Idh/MocA family protein: protein MSENSPASGLPRKIKIGQIGIGHNHASEEMATIRRLSDDFEVVGVVEPDPQWREKRGGLAAYEGLPWLSQEELFTTSGLDAVMVETDVPMLVQTAMRCLEAGFHVHMDKPAGYSLEAFREMLDMAARKNLTVQLGYMFRNNPAVQLCQRAVREGWLGQVFELSTVMSRTMDDKYRQWMSQFPGGSMYIFGSHLIDLVIAILGKPDRVTPFLRQSFPDKDRLVDNAFAVLDYQKTVASVRTSILEVDGFRRRQLVVCGDKGTFEVKPIEGCDVQRQYPPLPELTSRLVLAEACGEFSAGINDLVMPPMSGRYDGQLSEFAQIVRGDIENPYPLEHEYTVQEVLLAACGDEPVSF, encoded by the coding sequence ATGAGCGAGAATTCCCCAGCATCGGGTTTACCGAGAAAAATCAAGATCGGGCAGATCGGCATCGGCCATAACCATGCCTCAGAAGAAATGGCAACGATCCGGCGCCTGTCGGATGATTTTGAAGTCGTCGGCGTGGTCGAGCCAGACCCGCAGTGGCGTGAAAAACGCGGCGGGCTGGCGGCTTACGAGGGGCTGCCCTGGTTGAGCCAGGAGGAGCTTTTTACCACGTCCGGCCTGGATGCGGTCATGGTAGAGACGGATGTGCCCATGCTGGTGCAGACGGCCATGCGCTGCCTGGAGGCGGGCTTCCACGTCCATATGGACAAGCCTGCTGGCTATTCGCTGGAAGCATTCCGGGAGATGCTGGATATGGCCGCCCGTAAAAACCTGACGGTGCAGTTGGGCTACATGTTCCGAAATAACCCGGCAGTGCAGCTCTGCCAGCGGGCGGTGCGTGAGGGGTGGTTGGGGCAGGTGTTCGAGCTGTCCACCGTCATGAGCCGGACGATGGACGACAAGTACCGCCAGTGGATGTCGCAGTTTCCCGGCGGCAGTATGTATATCTTTGGCAGCCACTTGATCGATCTGGTCATTGCCATCCTGGGCAAGCCCGATCGGGTGACGCCGTTTCTGCGCCAAAGCTTTCCGGACAAGGACCGCCTAGTGGACAACGCGTTTGCGGTCTTGGATTACCAAAAAACGGTCGCATCGGTACGCACGTCGATCTTGGAGGTCGATGGTTTCCGGCGACGGCAGCTAGTTGTCTGTGGCGACAAGGGAACCTTTGAGGTCAAGCCCATCGAGGGCTGCGATGTGCAGCGGCAATATCCCCCGCTGCCGGAGTTGACGTCGCGCCTGGTCCTGGCGGAGGCTTGTGGGGAGTTCTCTGCGGGCATCAACGACCTTGTGATGCCGCCGATGAGCGGTCGCTACGACGGGCAGCTAAGCGAGTTCGCGCAGATTGTCCGTGGGGACATCGAGAACCCGTATCCGCTCGAACACGAGTATACCGTGCAGGAGGTCCTGCTCGCGGCCTGCGGGGACGAACCGGTTTCATTCTAG
- a CDS encoding SDR family NAD(P)-dependent oxidoreductase → MKFENKVAVITGGGGSIGGAIARKLAAQGASVALADMNLGQARKVAGDIESAGGRALPLTVNVCDRDSIKEMVAIVREQLGEIDILVNNAGGSARGECSLFHQTKDEVVDRIIDVNLKGSIYCIRAVVEQMVARRSGKIINIGSIVGMQGLAYCADYSAAKGGIIAITKTLAMELGEFGINVNCVSPGLVPRPDQDGEAMRKTNYLRRICSANDIANTVVFLLSSEADFITGQNYVVDGGRSLGLLKRVE, encoded by the coding sequence ATGAAATTTGAAAACAAAGTCGCAGTGATCACCGGTGGCGGTGGTTCGATTGGGGGCGCGATTGCGCGTAAACTCGCCGCGCAGGGCGCATCGGTCGCCCTGGCCGATATGAACCTGGGGCAGGCCCGGAAGGTAGCCGGTGACATCGAGTCAGCGGGCGGACGAGCCCTGCCATTGACGGTTAATGTCTGCGACCGCGATTCCATTAAAGAGATGGTCGCCATCGTCCGCGAGCAACTCGGCGAAATCGACATCTTGGTCAACAACGCCGGTGGCAGCGCCCGCGGGGAGTGTTCGCTGTTTCATCAGACCAAAGACGAGGTCGTGGACCGCATCATCGACGTGAACCTGAAGGGGTCGATCTACTGCATCCGCGCGGTGGTGGAGCAAATGGTGGCTCGTCGCTCCGGGAAAATTATTAACATTGGCTCAATCGTGGGGATGCAGGGGCTGGCCTACTGCGCGGATTATTCGGCGGCCAAGGGCGGCATCATCGCGATCACCAAGACGCTAGCCATGGAACTGGGCGAGTTCGGGATCAATGTGAACTGCGTTTCGCCGGGACTGGTGCCGCGACCGGATCAGGACGGTGAGGCCATGCGCAAGACGAACTACCTGCGGCGCATCTGCTCGGCCAACGACATTGCGAACACCGTTGTGTTCCTGCTTTCGAGCGAGGCTGACTTTATCACGGGCCAGAACTACGTCGTCGATGGCGGGCGCAGCCTCGGGCTGCTGAAACGTGTTGAGTAG
- a CDS encoding zinc-dependent alcohol dehydrogenase: MKQKTITFTSVGKAELLESELTSVPDHQVLVENEVSGISAGTERACLLDMPNLADEPAGSFPKRLGYSGVGRVVEVGAHVHQVKVGDRVLSYKGSTHANYNYLDGNEVLKLEDDSLPSEHAVFGVIGSFSLNGLRKTRLEIGESAVVVGLGILGLLAVSLCRIAGASPVIATDLSPKRRKTALAMEAHQAFDPTASDYIEQVKAATGGGAQAVIEVTGQSIALKQALSFVEPLGRIALLGCTRVSDTAIDFYQQVHRPGVEIIGAHGRARPQLESRPHAWTWQDDIRALWRLMADGRLDMDKVLTEVYSPDEAPAVYKQLAEQPQDFPVGAVFDWRRLK, translated from the coding sequence ATGAAGCAAAAGACCATTACGTTCACATCGGTCGGGAAGGCCGAGCTCCTCGAATCTGAATTGACCTCTGTGCCTGATCATCAGGTGCTGGTGGAAAACGAAGTCTCGGGCATCAGTGCAGGAACTGAGCGTGCTTGTTTACTGGATATGCCGAATCTGGCGGACGAGCCTGCGGGGAGTTTCCCCAAAAGACTTGGGTACAGTGGCGTGGGACGTGTCGTGGAGGTCGGTGCCCATGTGCATCAGGTCAAAGTCGGGGATCGCGTGCTCAGCTACAAAGGGAGTACGCATGCCAACTACAATTATCTGGATGGTAATGAAGTGCTGAAGCTCGAAGACGATTCGCTGCCCTCCGAGCACGCAGTCTTTGGCGTTATTGGCAGTTTTTCGCTTAACGGCCTGCGCAAGACGCGGTTGGAAATCGGCGAAAGCGCGGTCGTCGTTGGCCTCGGCATTCTTGGTCTGTTGGCCGTCTCGCTTTGCCGCATCGCTGGCGCCTCTCCCGTCATTGCCACGGATTTAAGTCCGAAACGGCGTAAAACGGCGCTCGCGATGGAGGCACATCAGGCTTTCGATCCGACAGCCAGTGACTATATCGAGCAGGTCAAGGCTGCCACCGGTGGCGGTGCCCAGGCGGTGATCGAGGTCACCGGCCAGTCGATTGCTCTGAAGCAGGCACTTTCATTCGTCGAGCCGCTTGGCCGTATTGCGCTGTTAGGCTGCACGCGGGTGTCGGATACGGCGATAGATTTTTACCAGCAGGTGCATCGTCCCGGAGTTGAGATCATTGGTGCCCACGGGCGCGCTCGTCCCCAGCTGGAGTCGCGCCCGCACGCCTGGACCTGGCAGGACGACATTCGCGCGCTATGGCGCCTCATGGCTGATGGTCGCCTGGACATGGACAAGGTTTTGACGGAGGTTTACTCCCCGGACGAGGCTCCTGCCGTGTATAAGCAACTGGCCGAGCAGCCGCAGGATTTTCCGGTAGGCGCAGTCTTTGACTGGAGACGTTTGAAGTGA